Proteins co-encoded in one Setaria viridis chromosome 9, Setaria_viridis_v4.0, whole genome shotgun sequence genomic window:
- the LOC117837742 gene encoding protein NRT1/ PTR FAMILY 8.3 isoform X1: MAMDEAAEGSRLLLQEEGGGGDQEPLLLPQQDAGLITGDGSVDIGGRPAPKHTTGNWRACFSILGNEFCERLAYYGIAKNLITYLKVKRHLGNLEAASTVTTWQGTCYLTPLIGAILADSHWGKYWTIAVFSSVYFIGLATLTLSASVPALQPPTCLGTACPEAGFLQYGVFFIGLYMIALGTGGIKPCVSSFGADQFDDTDPAERTKKGSFFNWFYFCINMGAFISGTIIVWIQDNSGWGIGFAIPTISMALAIASFFAASNMYRFQKPGGSPLTRVCQVVVAAFRKQHAELPNDMSLLYEVDSQTSAIEGSRKLEHTNELKFLDRAAIVIAADVKSACTDPWKLCTVTQVEELKILIRMFPIWATTIMFFAVYAQNSSLFVEQGMVLDKRVGSFNIPPASLSTFDVISVIIWVPLYDRILVPIARKFTGREKGFSELQRMGIGLVLSTLAMVAAALVELKRLEIARSEGLIHEKDDVPMSILWQIPQYFLVGAAEVFTVIGQLEFFYDQGPDAMRSLCSAFALVTGSVGSYVSSIILTLVSYITTQGGGPGWIPDNLNEGHLDQFFWLIAGISFANLMVFLGCASRYRYKKVQ; the protein is encoded by the exons ATGGCCATGGACGAGGCAGCCGAGGGGAGCAGGCTGCTGTTGCAAGAAGAGGGTGGAGGTGGAGATCAAGAGCCGCTCCTCCTTCCACAG CAGGATGCTGGTCTTATCACAGGTGATGGATCTGTTGATATCGGAGGGCGTCCTGCACCAAAGCACACAACAGGCAACTGGAGAGCATGCTTTTCTATTCTAG GGAATGAgttttgcgagagactggcttACTATGGAATTGCAAAAAACCTGATCACTTATCTGAAAGTAAAGCGTCATCTAGGAAATCTCGAAGCTGCAAGTACTGTTACCACTTGGCAAGGGACATGCTATCTCACTCCCCTCATTGGAGCCATCTTAGCAGATTCTCATTGGGGAAAGTACTGGACTATTGCTGTTTTCTCATCAGTTTATTTTATT GGACTGGCTACTTTAACACTATCAGCATCTGTTCCAGCACTGCAGCCACCTACATGTTTGGGAACTGCTTGTCCAGAAGCAGGCTTCCTTCAGTATGGCGTTTTTTTCATTGGCCTCTATATGATAGCCCTAGGGACCGGAGGGATCAAACCTTGTGTCTCATCCTTCGGAGCTGATCAATTTGATGACACTGACCCAGCAGAGCGAACAAAGAAGGGTTCCTTCTTCAATTGGTTCTACTTCTGTATAAATATGGGTGCATTCATCTCAGGCACTATCATAGTGTGGATACAAGATAATTCTGGTTGGGGAATAGGATTTGCCATTCCTACTATATCCATGGCACTAGCTATTGCATCTTTCTTTGCAGCCTCAAATATGTACAGATTTCAGAAACCTGGTGGGAGCCCACTCACAAGAGTGTGTCAGGTGGTTGTAGCAGCATTCCGTAAGCAGCATGCCGAACTGCCAAATGATATGTCTCTTCTATATGAAGTTGATAGCCAAACTTCAGCCATTGAGGGAAGCCGGAAGCTGGAGCACACAAATGAACTTAA GTTCCTCGATAGAGCTGCCATTGTCATAGCTGCTGATGTGAAGAGCGCTTGTACAGATCCATGGAAGCTTTGCACAGTCACCCAGGTGGAAGAACTGAAGATTCTAATCAGAATGTTTCCTATTTGGGCAACTACTATCATGTTCTTTGCTGTGTACGCCCAAAACTCGTCCCTGTTTGTGGAGCAGGGCATGGTTCTTGACAAGCGGGTTGGATCTTTCAACATTCCTCCTGCATCCCTCTCAACTTTTGATGTAATCAGTGTTATCATATGGGTTCCTCTTTATGATCGCATTCTCGTGCCAATAGCTAGAAAGTTCACTGGAAGGGAGAAGGGTTTTTCTGAGCTACAGCGCATGGGAATTGGGTTGGTCCTGTCCACTCTTGCGATGGTAGCTGCAGCTCTTGTTGAGTTGAAGCGTTTAGAGATTGCCAGGTCTGAAGGTCTTATTCATGAAAAGGATGATGTTCCGATGAGCATCCTTTGGCAAATACCACAGTATTTCTTGGTCGGTGCCGCTGAGGTGTTCACTGTTATAGGTCAGCTTGAGTTCTTCTACGATCAGGGTCCAGATGCCATGAGGAGTTTATGTAGTGCATTTGCGCTTGTCACAGGTTCAGTGGGAAGCTATGTAAGCTCAATCATACTGACACTGGTTTCATACATTACAACTCAAGGAGGAGGTCCTGGGTGGATACCTGATAACCTGAATGAAGGCCATCTCGACCAGTTCTTTTGGTTGATTGCAGGGATAAGCTTTGCGAATTTGATGGTTTTCCTAGGTTGTGCTTCAAGATACAGATATAAGAAAGTCCAGTAA
- the LOC117837755 gene encoding protein GID8 homolog — MFLSRIVLRDLDSIDSPASMASSKKVVTRDEWERKLRDVKIRKEDMNRLVMNFLVTEGFVDAADKFRIESGTQPEIDLATITDRMEVKKAVQSGNVQEAIEKINDLNPTILDTNPQLYFHLQQQKLIELIRAGKISEALEFAQEELAPRGEENQTFLEEIEKTVALLVFEDVKNCPYGELLDVSQRLKTASEVNAAILTSQSHEKDPKLPSLLKMLLWTQNQLDEKVAYPRIDDFATAELKDPSI; from the exons ATGTTCCTCTCCCGCATCGTCCTACGCGACCTGGACTCCATCGACTCCCCGGCCTCCATGGCGTCCTCGAAGAAGGTGGTGACCCGCGACGAGTGGGAGCGGAAGCTCCGCGACGTCAAGATCCGCAAGGAGGACATGAACCGCCTCGTCATGAACTTCCTCGTCACCGAGGGATTCGTTGACGCCGCCGACAAGTTCCGCATCGAGTCCGGCACCCAGC CGGAGATTGACCTGGCGACCATCACGGATCGGATGGAGGTTAAGAAAGCAGTACAATCGGGCAATGTTCAGGAGGCCATCGAGAAAATCAACGATCTTAACCCCACG ATTCTGGACACAAATCCCCAGCTATACTTTCATCTTCAGCAACAGAAACTAATAGAATTGATTCGCGCGGGAAAAATAAGTGAGGCTTTGGAGTTTGCTCAGGAAGAACTCGCACCAAGGGGTGAAGAAAAT CAAACATTTCTTGAGGAAATAGAGAAAACCGTAGCACTACTGGTTTTTGAAGATGTAAAAAATTGCCCTTATGGGGAACTGTTGGATGTTTCTCAACGTTTGAAAACTGCAAGTGAAGTTAATGCTGCTATTCTTACAAGCCAAAGTCACGAGAAAG ATCCGAAGCTTCCAAGCCTGTTAAAGATGTTGCTTTGGACTCAAAATCAACTGGACGAAAAGGTGGCATATCCACGAATTGATGACTTCGCCACTGCAGagctgaaagatccatctataTGA
- the LOC117837742 gene encoding protein NRT1/ PTR FAMILY 8.3 isoform X2: MAMDEAAEGSRLLLQEEGGGGDQEPLLLPQDAGLITGDGSVDIGGRPAPKHTTGNWRACFSILGNEFCERLAYYGIAKNLITYLKVKRHLGNLEAASTVTTWQGTCYLTPLIGAILADSHWGKYWTIAVFSSVYFIGLATLTLSASVPALQPPTCLGTACPEAGFLQYGVFFIGLYMIALGTGGIKPCVSSFGADQFDDTDPAERTKKGSFFNWFYFCINMGAFISGTIIVWIQDNSGWGIGFAIPTISMALAIASFFAASNMYRFQKPGGSPLTRVCQVVVAAFRKQHAELPNDMSLLYEVDSQTSAIEGSRKLEHTNELKFLDRAAIVIAADVKSACTDPWKLCTVTQVEELKILIRMFPIWATTIMFFAVYAQNSSLFVEQGMVLDKRVGSFNIPPASLSTFDVISVIIWVPLYDRILVPIARKFTGREKGFSELQRMGIGLVLSTLAMVAAALVELKRLEIARSEGLIHEKDDVPMSILWQIPQYFLVGAAEVFTVIGQLEFFYDQGPDAMRSLCSAFALVTGSVGSYVSSIILTLVSYITTQGGGPGWIPDNLNEGHLDQFFWLIAGISFANLMVFLGCASRYRYKKVQ, translated from the exons ATGGCCATGGACGAGGCAGCCGAGGGGAGCAGGCTGCTGTTGCAAGAAGAGGGTGGAGGTGGAGATCAAGAGCCGCTCCTCCTTCCACAG GATGCTGGTCTTATCACAGGTGATGGATCTGTTGATATCGGAGGGCGTCCTGCACCAAAGCACACAACAGGCAACTGGAGAGCATGCTTTTCTATTCTAG GGAATGAgttttgcgagagactggcttACTATGGAATTGCAAAAAACCTGATCACTTATCTGAAAGTAAAGCGTCATCTAGGAAATCTCGAAGCTGCAAGTACTGTTACCACTTGGCAAGGGACATGCTATCTCACTCCCCTCATTGGAGCCATCTTAGCAGATTCTCATTGGGGAAAGTACTGGACTATTGCTGTTTTCTCATCAGTTTATTTTATT GGACTGGCTACTTTAACACTATCAGCATCTGTTCCAGCACTGCAGCCACCTACATGTTTGGGAACTGCTTGTCCAGAAGCAGGCTTCCTTCAGTATGGCGTTTTTTTCATTGGCCTCTATATGATAGCCCTAGGGACCGGAGGGATCAAACCTTGTGTCTCATCCTTCGGAGCTGATCAATTTGATGACACTGACCCAGCAGAGCGAACAAAGAAGGGTTCCTTCTTCAATTGGTTCTACTTCTGTATAAATATGGGTGCATTCATCTCAGGCACTATCATAGTGTGGATACAAGATAATTCTGGTTGGGGAATAGGATTTGCCATTCCTACTATATCCATGGCACTAGCTATTGCATCTTTCTTTGCAGCCTCAAATATGTACAGATTTCAGAAACCTGGTGGGAGCCCACTCACAAGAGTGTGTCAGGTGGTTGTAGCAGCATTCCGTAAGCAGCATGCCGAACTGCCAAATGATATGTCTCTTCTATATGAAGTTGATAGCCAAACTTCAGCCATTGAGGGAAGCCGGAAGCTGGAGCACACAAATGAACTTAA GTTCCTCGATAGAGCTGCCATTGTCATAGCTGCTGATGTGAAGAGCGCTTGTACAGATCCATGGAAGCTTTGCACAGTCACCCAGGTGGAAGAACTGAAGATTCTAATCAGAATGTTTCCTATTTGGGCAACTACTATCATGTTCTTTGCTGTGTACGCCCAAAACTCGTCCCTGTTTGTGGAGCAGGGCATGGTTCTTGACAAGCGGGTTGGATCTTTCAACATTCCTCCTGCATCCCTCTCAACTTTTGATGTAATCAGTGTTATCATATGGGTTCCTCTTTATGATCGCATTCTCGTGCCAATAGCTAGAAAGTTCACTGGAAGGGAGAAGGGTTTTTCTGAGCTACAGCGCATGGGAATTGGGTTGGTCCTGTCCACTCTTGCGATGGTAGCTGCAGCTCTTGTTGAGTTGAAGCGTTTAGAGATTGCCAGGTCTGAAGGTCTTATTCATGAAAAGGATGATGTTCCGATGAGCATCCTTTGGCAAATACCACAGTATTTCTTGGTCGGTGCCGCTGAGGTGTTCACTGTTATAGGTCAGCTTGAGTTCTTCTACGATCAGGGTCCAGATGCCATGAGGAGTTTATGTAGTGCATTTGCGCTTGTCACAGGTTCAGTGGGAAGCTATGTAAGCTCAATCATACTGACACTGGTTTCATACATTACAACTCAAGGAGGAGGTCCTGGGTGGATACCTGATAACCTGAATGAAGGCCATCTCGACCAGTTCTTTTGGTTGATTGCAGGGATAAGCTTTGCGAATTTGATGGTTTTCCTAGGTTGTGCTTCAAGATACAGATATAAGAAAGTCCAGTAA
- the LOC117837741 gene encoding pentatricopeptide repeat-containing protein At4g37170, with protein sequence MPSRAASLRMKRPSFSVSATTASQLHDTIDRLLPLLRADAFHASAARALAAAAASLRPPSTLLSNRILHLLSSHPATLPDALALLSSLPSPDVCSYNTLVTALARSPRGLASARALFDRMPRRDHFSWSAIVSAHARHGQPRAALALYRRMLREPGSAGADNEFTASSALTAATAARCARAGRELHCHVVRRGIDADAVVWSALADMYAKCGRVDDARSVFDRMPVRDVVSWTAMVERYFDAGRGGEGFRLFVHMLRSGIRPNEFTYAGVLRACAEFTSEKLGRQVHGRMAKSRAGDSCFAESALMNMYSKCGDMGAAMRIFEAMPKPDLVSRTAVISGYAQNGQPEEALHYFDLFLRSGFMPDHVTFVGVLSACAHAGLVNKGLEVFHSIKNEYGIEHTADHYACVVDLLSRSGQFELAEEMINKMSVKPNKFLWASLLGGCRIHKNVRLARWAAEALFEIEPENPATYVTLANIYASVGLFDEVENVRRIMESKGITKMPASSWIEAGKRVHVFLVGDKSHPQAEEIYAFLKKLYVKMREEGYVADTGFVLHDVEDEQKEQDIGYHSERLAVAFGIIATPGDAPIKVFKNLRICGDCHTTIKFISRIVQREIIVRDSNRFHHFKNGSCSCRDYW encoded by the coding sequence atgccgtcgcgcgccgcctctCTCCGCATGAAGCGCCCCTCCTTCTCAGTGTCGGCGACCACGGCGTCGCAGCTCCACGACACCATcgaccgcctcctcccgctcctccgcgccgacGCCTTccacgcctccgccgcgcgcgctctcgccgcggccgccgcttcgCTCCGGCCGCCCTCCACGCTCCTCTCCAACCGCATCCTGCACCTGCTCTCCTCCCACCCGGCCACGCTCCCGGACGCGCtggccctcctctcctctctccccagCCCCGACGTGTGCTCCTACAACACCCTCGTCACTGCGCTCGCCCGCTCCCCGCGCGGCCTCGCCTCCGCGCGCGCGCTGTTCGACCGAATGCCCCGGAGGGATCATTTCTCCTGGTCCGCCATCGTCTCCGCCCACGCGCGCCACGGCCAGCCCCGCGCCGCGCTTGCGCTCTACCGTCGGATGCTGCGTGAGCCCGGGAGCGCCGGCGCGGACAACGAATTCACCGCGTCCAGCGCGCTCACCGCGGCCACTGCCGCCcggtgcgcgcgcgcggggaggGAGCTGCACTGCCACGTGGTCAGGAGAGGGATCGACGCGGATGCCGTCGTCTGGAGCGCGCTCGCAGACATGTACGCCAAGTGCGGGCGTGTGGACGACGCGAGGAGCGTGTTCGACCGGATGCCTGTCCGGGACGTCGTTTCTTGGACGGCCATGGTGGAGAGGTACTTCGATGCCGGGCGTGGCGGTGAAGGCTTCAGGCTCTTCGTCCACATGCTGCGGAGCGGCATTCGACCTAATGAGTTCACGTACGCGGGGGTTCTGCGTGCCTGTGCAGAATTCACCTCCGAGAAACTCGGGAGGCAGGTGCATGGTCGAATGGCAAAGAGCAGGGCAGGGGACTCATGCTTTGCAGAGAGCGCGCTTATGAACATGTACTCCAAATGTGGGGACATGGGGGCTGCAATGCGCATCTTTGAGGCGATGCCAAAGCCAGACTTGGTGTCGCGGACCGCCGTGATATCTGGCTATGCCCAGAATGGGCAGCCAGAGGAGGCGTTGCATTACTTTGACTTGTTCTTGAGGTCTGGATTCATGCCTGATCATGTCACGTTTGTTGGTGTTCTATCTGCATGTGCTCATGCCGGCCTGGTCAATAAAGGTCTGGAGGTCTTCCATTCGATAAAGAATGAATATGGCATTGAGCACACTGCTGATCATTATGCTTGCGTGGTCGATCTCCTCAGCCGATCAGGCCAGTTTGAGCTAGCAGAAGAGATGATCAACAAAATGTCCGTGAAGCCCAACAAGTTCCTGTGGGCGTCCTTACTTGGTGGTTGCCGAATTCACAAAAATGTCCGCCTCGCAAGATGGGCAGCTGAAGCATTGTTTGAAATAGAACCTGAAAATCCAGCAACCTATGTTACTCTAGCCAATATTTATGCGTCAGTTGGTCTGTTTGATGAAGTTGAGAATGTGAGACGGATCATGGAGTCAAAGGGCATAACTAAAATGCCAGCCTCAAGTTGGATCGAAGCTGGGAAAAGAGTGCATGTATTTCTTGTTGGGGATAAGTCGCATCCTCAAGCTGAAGAAATATATGCATTTCTGAAGAAGCTGTATGTGAAGATGAGGGAAGAAGGGTATGTGGCAGACACCGGCTTTGTTCTTCATGATGTAGAAGACGAGCAGAAGGAGCAGGACATTGGTTACCACAGTGAGCGGCTTGCTGTTGCTTTTGGGATCATTGCCACTCCCGGGGATGCTCCTATCAAGGTTTTCAAGAATTTGCGCATTTGTGGAGACTGTCATACCACTATTAAGTTCATATCACGGATCGTGCAGAGAGAGATCATTGTCAGGGACTCTAACAGATTCCACCACTTCAAGAATGGGAGTTGTTCATGCAGAGATTATTGGTGA